From the genome of Leguminivora glycinivorella isolate SPB_JAAS2020 chromosome Z, LegGlyc_1.1, whole genome shotgun sequence, one region includes:
- the LOC125241303 gene encoding HIG1 domain family member 1C-like, with translation MASSRPAFNYNDESQADKLARKSKDSPFMIIGILGLIGVCGVGAYKFKTRGKMSTSVFLMQLRVAAQGTVVSCLTIGVAYTLAKQHLFKDTKKDE, from the exons ATGGCAAGCTCTCGGCCAGCTTTCAATTATAATGATGAATCTCAGGCAGATAAATTGGCCAGAAAGTCTAAGGATTCCCCTTTCATGATTATAG GTATCTTAGGACTGATTGGAGTTTGTGGAGTGGGGGCTTATAAATTCAAAACTCGAGGTAAAATGAGTACAAGCGTATTTCTCATGCAGTTGCGTGTGGCTGCCCAGGGGACTGTGGTTTCTTGTCTGACCATAGGTGTGGCATACACATTAGCCAAGCAGCATCTATTTAAGGATACTAAAAAAGACGAATAA